The Saccharomonospora glauca K62 genome has a segment encoding these proteins:
- a CDS encoding GNAT family N-acetyltransferase: MDDVTIHPAVPEDLPAVAALRWNWLRENGDAPAVIRDEFVSHFVDWAGKHAETHRCPVLVRGTTVIGMAWLALVPRVPTPRSLSRYSGDVQCVYVTPGERNSGLGGKLIDAVVELERKLGLERVTVHSSFRAISAYCRHGFTASPRLLQKHL, encoded by the coding sequence ATGGACGACGTCACCATTCACCCCGCCGTCCCGGAAGACCTCCCCGCCGTCGCCGCGTTGCGCTGGAACTGGCTTCGGGAGAACGGTGACGCGCCCGCCGTCATCCGCGACGAGTTCGTCAGCCACTTCGTCGACTGGGCGGGCAAGCACGCCGAGACCCACCGGTGTCCGGTGCTCGTCCGCGGCACGACCGTGATCGGCATGGCGTGGTTGGCACTCGTCCCGCGCGTGCCGACCCCTCGGTCGCTCTCGCGCTACTCCGGCGACGTCCAGTGCGTGTACGTGACGCCGGGCGAGCGGAACTCCGGCCTCGGGGGGAAGCTCATCGACGCGGTGGTGGAGCTGGAGCGCAAGCTCGGTCTGGAGCGGGTCACGGTGCACTCCTCCTTCCGCGCCATCTCCGCCTACTGTCGACACGGCTTCACCGCTTCGCCTCGTCTTCTGCAGAAGCATCTTTGA
- a CDS encoding crotonase/enoyl-CoA hydratase family protein has protein sequence MTEQYESIRVETRDRVTTVVLDRPERRNAVDGPMAAELAHAFKAFDQDPDADVAVLWGNGGHFCAGADLKAVGTPRQNTVAVSGDGPMGPTRLRLSKPVIAAVEGYAVAGGLELAIWCDLRVVASDAIFGVFCRRWGVPLIDGGTVRLPRLIGTSRAMDMILTGRPVDAREAAEFGLANRVVAAGTAREEAEKLARRLTEFPQTCLRNDRRSVYEQEGLTEEEALRFEIGVGMESLRADGTSGAARFSAGAGRHGSFS, from the coding sequence ATGACGGAACAGTACGAGTCGATCCGCGTGGAGACCCGTGACCGCGTGACGACCGTCGTTCTCGACCGCCCGGAGCGGCGTAACGCCGTGGACGGGCCGATGGCCGCGGAACTCGCGCACGCGTTCAAGGCCTTCGACCAGGATCCGGACGCCGACGTCGCGGTGCTCTGGGGCAACGGTGGACACTTCTGCGCGGGCGCCGACCTGAAGGCCGTGGGCACTCCGCGCCAGAACACGGTCGCGGTGTCCGGGGACGGCCCGATGGGACCGACGCGACTGCGGTTGAGCAAACCGGTGATCGCCGCGGTGGAGGGCTACGCGGTGGCCGGTGGGTTGGAACTGGCGATCTGGTGCGACCTCAGGGTGGTGGCCTCGGACGCGATATTCGGCGTCTTCTGCCGACGTTGGGGTGTGCCGCTCATCGACGGCGGCACCGTTCGTCTGCCCCGACTCATCGGCACCAGCCGGGCCATGGACATGATCCTCACCGGCCGTCCCGTCGACGCGCGGGAAGCCGCCGAGTTCGGGCTGGCCAACCGGGTCGTCGCTGCCGGAACCGCGCGTGAGGAAGCCGAAAAGCTCGCTCGTCGGCTCACCGAGTTCCCGCAGACATGCTTGCGCAACGACAGGAGGTCGGTCTACGAGCAGGAAGGCCTCACCGAGGAGGAGGCCCTGCGCTTCGAGATCGGCGTCGGCATGGAGTCACTGCGTGCCGACGGAACCTCCGGCGCCGCCCGATTCTCCGCCGGTGCCGGCCGACACGGCTCCTTCTCCTGA
- a CDS encoding DUF6531 domain-containing protein produces the protein MGNIDASSSVSKAQDATYQAAQGGRPGNNKPNTNTTTPSNTTTTPKTDTQFTKPNNADDTPLKDRSEDPQSPTRDGDKRNITGDPVDIATGEVVLQQTDVELESVLPLVLKRTHLSSYRVGRYFGQSWTSTLDQRLELGSAGVSFAAEDGKLLLAPNPAVGATVKFESSLHELTRDDDGGFTLTEHGTGRKLLFAPGGNVLPITAIVDRNGHRIDFEYDAAGIPVEVRHSGGYRIRVESDNGLVTALYLREADNGSDVLLMRYGYEDRRLTEVINASGLPMRFTYDHAGRITSWTDRNDRWYRYTYDSKGRMVSGEGSGGFLSGTMEYDDENRITYWTNSLGARTTYHLNEAGQTIREIDPLGNETLSEWDEYDRLLSRTDPLGRTTRYEYDDEGNLIVLTRPDGSQARFEYNDLGLPVTIIAPDGTVTRREYDERGNLVRVIDPLGAVTSYSYDERGHLTTITDALGNVQRIETNAAGLPVAITNPLGHKTLYEFDGFGRLIAVTDPLGGTTRFGWNIDGKLIYRTLPDSSKENWTYDGENNLRKRINALGQSTDTKVTHFDLPSEITRADGTRLQFSYDTELRLTSVTNEQGLVWRYEYDAAGNLIREIDFNGRVITYRYDAAGQLVERTNGVGESVQFIRDQLGNVIKRQGQNSASTFVYDPLGRLLEATNEDFRVTYRRDALGRVISESINGRTISSVYDPLGRRTHRRTPSGAESRWEYDSNGNLVALHTANKTLLFEHDSAGREVQRQIGVDTVLTQAWDVNHRLLSQSITNAAGRRVQQRSYTYRADGYLTGINDQLIGPRTFDLDPAGRVTAVSGPGWSEHYAYGKSGNPIHATWPTLPDSTDNDELGEREYNGTLIRRVGNVRYEHDAQGRVVLRQRKRLSRKPETWRYYWDDEDRLVEVLTPEGSRWRYRYDALGRRVEKQRLSPDGSHVLERIEFTWDGTVLAEQAHTVGVVEGFVPSTTRVTVWEYQPGTFRPLTQTERAPLRNAPQQWIDEQFYSIITDLVGAPTELINDQGGIAWFQRTTLWGKSTAQSSAGGYTPLRFPGQYYDQETGLNYNFHRYYDPSSSYYVSADPLGLVAGPDPHRYVSNPTEFVDPLGLAPYKLNLGSGQNPMEGAINLNPKPDVGVDVVARAEQLPFRDGTFKEVHAINPYGYQPVSAETARVLEKGGMLYVTGSPKNKWIKPPSDPESFGLVQLTPKEGVPMIPEHQFGTQRLTNGEPLRTTENHRTHIYRKL, from the coding sequence ATGGGCAACATCGACGCCAGCTCCAGCGTCTCCAAAGCCCAAGACGCCACCTACCAAGCCGCCCAAGGCGGCCGCCCCGGCAACAACAAACCCAACACCAACACCACCACCCCCTCCAACACGACCACCACACCGAAGACCGATACCCAATTCACCAAACCCAACAACGCCGACGACACTCCCCTGAAGGACCGGTCCGAGGACCCACAGAGCCCCACCAGGGACGGGGACAAGCGGAACATCACGGGAGACCCTGTCGACATCGCCACCGGCGAAGTGGTCCTGCAACAGACCGACGTGGAACTGGAGTCGGTCCTTCCCCTGGTATTGAAACGAACACACCTGTCCTCGTACCGCGTCGGAAGATACTTTGGACAGTCTTGGACATCCACACTGGACCAAAGGCTGGAGTTGGGTAGTGCCGGTGTGTCATTCGCAGCGGAGGACGGCAAACTGTTGCTGGCCCCGAACCCTGCAGTCGGTGCCACCGTCAAGTTCGAAAGCTCGCTCCACGAACTGACCCGCGACGACGACGGCGGCTTCACCCTCACCGAACACGGCACCGGGCGGAAACTGCTGTTCGCCCCCGGTGGGAACGTCCTACCGATCACCGCGATCGTGGACCGCAACGGGCATCGGATCGACTTCGAGTACGACGCCGCGGGAATCCCGGTCGAAGTGCGGCATTCCGGCGGCTATCGCATCCGGGTCGAGTCCGACAACGGCCTGGTCACGGCACTGTACCTGCGCGAGGCGGACAACGGCTCCGACGTGCTGTTGATGCGCTACGGCTACGAGGACCGTCGGCTCACCGAGGTGATCAACGCTTCGGGTCTGCCGATGCGCTTCACCTACGACCATGCGGGCCGCATCACCAGCTGGACCGACCGCAACGACAGGTGGTATCGCTACACCTACGACTCCAAGGGCCGCATGGTGTCCGGCGAGGGATCCGGCGGATTCCTCAGCGGCACGATGGAGTACGACGACGAGAACCGAATCACCTACTGGACCAACTCCCTGGGCGCCCGCACGACCTACCACCTCAACGAAGCGGGCCAGACGATCCGTGAAATCGACCCGCTGGGCAACGAAACGCTGTCCGAATGGGATGAATACGACCGCCTGTTGTCCCGCACCGACCCGCTCGGCCGTACCACGCGCTACGAGTACGACGACGAGGGCAACCTGATCGTCCTGACACGCCCGGACGGCAGCCAGGCCCGGTTCGAGTACAACGACCTCGGGCTTCCGGTCACCATCATCGCACCGGACGGCACGGTGACACGGCGCGAATACGACGAACGCGGGAACCTCGTTAGGGTGATCGATCCACTAGGGGCGGTCACCAGCTACTCCTACGACGAACGCGGCCACCTGACAACCATCACGGATGCTTTGGGCAACGTGCAGCGGATCGAAACCAACGCAGCGGGATTGCCGGTCGCGATCACAAATCCACTCGGCCATAAAACCCTTTATGAATTCGATGGATTCGGCCGCCTCATCGCAGTTACAGACCCACTTGGCGGAACAACCCGGTTCGGCTGGAACATAGATGGAAAACTGATATACCGAACACTTCCTGATAGTTCGAAGGAAAATTGGACTTACGACGGAGAAAACAATCTCCGGAAGCGCATCAATGCACTGGGACAGTCCACCGATACTAAAGTAACACACTTCGATCTACCCTCAGAAATTACTCGGGCAGACGGGACTCGCCTCCAATTCAGCTACGACACAGAACTTCGCCTAACCAGCGTCACCAATGAACAAGGATTGGTGTGGCGATATGAGTATGACGCTGCTGGAAATCTGATTCGCGAGATTGACTTCAACGGTCGTGTTATCACCTACCGCTACGATGCAGCCGGACAATTAGTAGAGCGCACCAACGGCGTCGGTGAATCCGTCCAGTTCATTCGAGACCAACTCGGCAACGTAATCAAAAGACAAGGACAAAATTCCGCGTCAACATTCGTTTACGATCCATTAGGTCGACTTCTCGAGGCAACAAATGAAGATTTCCGGGTAACCTATCGTCGGGACGCGCTTGGGCGGGTAATCTCTGAGTCCATAAATGGGCGGACCATTAGTTCAGTTTACGACCCATTAGGTCGTCGAACCCATCGACGCACACCTTCTGGCGCGGAAAGCAGATGGGAGTATGACTCGAACGGTAACCTCGTCGCGCTACACACAGCTAATAAGACACTGCTTTTCGAGCACGACTCCGCAGGTAGAGAAGTTCAGCGTCAGATTGGCGTCGACACTGTTCTGACACAGGCTTGGGATGTCAACCATCGACTTCTCTCACAATCCATTACCAACGCAGCAGGCCGTCGAGTGCAGCAGCGATCTTACACGTATCGCGCTGACGGCTATTTGACCGGAATCAATGATCAGCTCATCGGGCCTCGCACATTTGACTTGGATCCCGCAGGACGAGTCACCGCAGTTAGCGGGCCAGGCTGGAGCGAACACTATGCTTATGGCAAATCTGGAAACCCGATCCATGCCACCTGGCCGACACTTCCGGACTCAACAGATAACGATGAACTCGGTGAACGAGAGTACAACGGCACGCTCATTCGCCGCGTGGGTAACGTTCGGTACGAGCACGACGCCCAAGGGCGCGTGGTGCTACGGCAACGAAAGCGCCTCTCCCGTAAACCCGAAACCTGGCGGTACTATTGGGATGACGAGGACCGCTTGGTCGAAGTCCTTACGCCAGAAGGTTCCCGGTGGCGATACCGCTATGACGCCTTAGGACGACGTGTCGAGAAACAGCGCTTATCTCCCGACGGCTCTCACGTTCTGGAGCGAATTGAATTCACTTGGGACGGCACAGTCCTAGCTGAACAAGCGCATACTGTTGGAGTCGTTGAAGGATTCGTTCCCAGCACTACCCGAGTCACCGTTTGGGAATATCAACCCGGCACCTTCCGTCCACTAACACAAACCGAACGAGCTCCGCTACGCAACGCGCCACAGCAGTGGATCGACGAACAATTCTACTCAATCATCACCGATCTCGTCGGGGCCCCTACCGAACTGATCAATGACCAAGGTGGGATCGCTTGGTTCCAACGCACCACTCTTTGGGGTAAATCCACAGCACAGAGCAGCGCCGGAGGCTATACCCCACTGCGGTTCCCAGGCCAGTACTACGACCAAGAAACGGGGCTCAACTACAACTTCCACCGCTACTACGATCCCAGCTCCAGCTACTATGTGAGTGCGGACCCACTAGGCCTGGTGGCAGGTCCGGACCCACACCGCTATGTCTCGAACCCAACGGAGTTCGTGGACCCACTGGGGCTCGCACCGTACAAGCTCAACCTGGGTTCGGGACAGAACCCGATGGAAGGAGCAATCAACCTCAATCCAAAACCGGATGTGGGCGTTGACGTCGTCGCTAGAGCGGAGCAACTCCCGTTTCGGGATGGCACGTTCAAAGAAGTCCACGCTATCAACCCATATGGCTACCAACCGGTATCAGCGGAAACGGCTAGGGTCTTGGAGAAAGGTGGGATGCTCTACGTTACGGGGAGCCCCAAGAATAAGTGGATCAAACCCCCGAGCGACCCCGAATCGTTTGGTCTCGTTCAACTGACCCCCAAGGAAGGGGTTCCCATGATCCCCGAGCATCAGTTTGGAACGCAGCGCCTAACTAATGGCGAGCCACTACGTACCACCGAGAACCATCGGACACACATCTATCGAAAGCTCTAG